The DNA sequence GAGTGTTGACGTTGATGTCCTGCCTGGCGACCTCCAGGGCGAGGGTCTTGGCGTAGCCGATCACCGCCGACCACACGCTGACGGGCGCCGCCATGCCGATGGCCGGGCGCTCGACGACGCCGGAGACCACGTTGAGGATGCTGCCGCCTTCGGTGGTCATGTACGGCAAGGTGGCTCGCACAGACCTGACGACGTAGAAGAAGTGGCGCTCGAAGGCCCTCAGCCACGCCTCGTCGGTGAGCTCGGAGATGCGCCGGATCGGCGGTCCGCCGTCGTTGGTGACCAGAACGTGAACGGCTGGACCGAACCGCTCAAGGGTCGAGGCGGTGACGCGCTCGATGTCGGTGTCGGCCGAGCAGTCGGCGGCCAGCCCGAGGACTTTCTCCTCGCCGTATGCGCCGGCAAGCCGTTGCGCGGCGGCTGTGACCTTCTCCGCGCGCCGCGCGAAGATCGTGACATTGGCGCCTTCCTTCAGAAGACGATCGGCGATGGCGTATCCGAGGCCGTCGCTGCCGCCGCCGACGATCGCGACCTTGCCGGTCAGTCCGAGGTCCATCACTGAACTCCGATCGAGGTGAGGAAGGTCTCGGCGTTGCCGGAGAACACGTCGTCGAGGATGTCGGGGGAGAAGCCCTCCTCGCGCCACTCCTCGACCAGTCTCTCGTGGGTGAGCATCGGGTAGTCGGCTCCGAAGAAGACCTTCTTGCGCAGCCGCCTGCCGATCTCGTGCTTGAGTTCGTCGGGGAAATAGCGCGGTGACCAACCGTGGAGTTCCATCCACACGTTCGCCTTGTGCAGTGCGACCGCGATCATCTCCGACTGCCAGGGCCACGCCACCCGAGCCGCGATCACGTTCAGATCGGGATGCTTGGCCGCGATGCGGTCGACGTAGCGGGGGTGGCAGCCCTCGAGGGTGATGCCCATGCCTCCGCGGGTGCCGGCCCCGGTGGCCGACATGCCGACATGGACCAGGACGGGACGGTTGGCCTCGATGCACATGTTCAGACAGGTCTCCCATTCCGGCTGGTCGGGTGTCCCGGCCGGTGTGAACGAGTGGACCGTCAGTCCGACGAGTCCCGTCCCCTCGCTCAGGCAGCGTTCGAGTTCCTTGACATGAGCTGGTTGCGTGGGATCGATGCCGATCCAGTTGCCGAGTACGACGTCGGGGTGCCTGCGCGCATAGTCGAAGGCGTAGTCATGCTGGTCGCGGAGTGCACCGGCGTCCATGGTGTGGGTGAACGCGAAGTCGAGCATCGCCTTGACGTTGGCGCGGCGAAACTGGACGGCCTGCTCCTCCTCGCTGACGAAGCTCATGCCCCACTTGAAGTAGCCCTGCAGAGCCTCGCGGTCTTCGGCGGTCTCGTACGGGCTTCCCTTCCATCCTCGCTCTGTGCCCCAGTGGGAGTGGAAGTCGATCAGTCGGTCCGGCGGTGCGTTCACACTGAGTGCCTTTCGTGAATGGCCATGGGAAGGGCATCGGGATGGTCAGTGGACATTGCGGGTCGAGTCGGCCCAGAACGGCGCGCGCAGGCGCTTCTTGTCGATCTTTCCCACCGGCGTGACGGGAAGTGAGTCCACGACCACGACCTTCTTGGGCGCGTACATCGATCCCTTGACCTGCTTCACGTGGGACTGGAGCGCGGGAATGTCGACCTGTCGCCCCGGTCGCGGGACCACGAACGCGGTGACGATTTCGCCCCAGCGGCTGTCCGGCACGCCGATGACGGCGGCTGAGCCCACCGAAGGGTGCGTTGTCAGGACGGCCTCGACTTCGCTGGCGTAGATGTTGAAACCGCCCGAGATGATCATGTCCTTCTTGCGGTCCACGATGTAGATCAGGCCCTCGGCGTCCTGGCGGGCGAGGTCTCCGGTGTGGAGCCATCCCCCCTTGAGTGCCGCTTCTGTCTCGTCGGGGAGGTTCTTGTAGCCCTGCATCACCCCGCGGCTCCGCATGGCGATCTCGCCCACCTCGCCCAAAGGAACGTCGTGGCCGTCGTCGTCGATGAGCCTGATGCGGTTGCCGACCACCGGACGGCCACAGGAGGCGAGTTGCTCAAGGCTCGCGGTCTCGTGTGCGGCCTTGGTCAGGACCGTCCCGATGCCGGCCGACTCCGTCTGCCCGTAGACCTGGGAGAAGACCGGACCGATCCGCTCGCGAGCCTCCGCCAGGCGCACCGGCGACATCGGTCCGGTGGCGTACCAGATGACCTCAAGGCTGGAGAGGTCTCTGGTCTCCGGACGCTCCTGATCCAACAAGGTGTAGATCATCGTCGGAATGCCGTTCACACAGTTGATGTGCTCGGCCTCGACAACGTCGAGGAACCGGCTGGGTTCGAAGCCCTGCTCGATCACGACCGTGCCGCCACGCAGCAGTGCCGGGATGACGGCCAGCCCGGCCGCGTGGGTGAGCGGGGCCGCTGCCAGGTACCGCGGGAGGTGTGGCTGCTCGAAGTCGGCCATGTGCGCATAGACCATCTGCACCATCGACCGATGAGGCTGCATCACGCCCTTGGGTCTGCCGGTCGTCCCCCCGGTGTACTGCAGCCAGGCGACATCCATCTCCGTCGCCGGACCACGGTCGAGCGATCGAACCGCCGGGGGCTCGCCCTCGGGCGGACCACCGGCGGCGGGGATCACCATCAGGTGCCGCAGGGAGTCGACCTCGCCGAGGACCTGGCGTCCATGCTCCTCCAGGGGCGCGGTCACCACCAGCACCGCGGCCTCCGCGTCCTCGCAGACGGTGATGTGGTCCCTGACCGAGGCCAGGGTCTGCAGCCCGGTGAAGCGGCCGCCCAAGAGATACGTCGCGGCCTGGACGATCCATGATTCAGGCATGTTCGGACTGAGCATCGTGACCCCCACCCCGCGCCCCACTCCCCGACGGGCCAGCGCGGCCACGTACTGCGAGAGAAGGTCCCTCACGTGCGCATAGGTCAGTCGCCGATCACCAGCCACGAAGGCCTCGGACGAGCTGTGCCGGCTGAGCGCCTGCATGATCAGGTCACCTAGCGTGACTCCGGAGGATGCCGTCGTGGCGGCTGCCGAAGCCGCAGGGCCGTGACCCGGAAGGTGGTGAGACATGCCTCAAAGCGTGGCCGCCGAGCGGGCGGGCGTGCCACCGATGTTCCGCCCCGAATTTCGGATAACCCGCCAGGGTGGCAGAGGCAGTGCTCAGCCGTGAGCTGCACCCGCTGTGGAGCGGTAACGACCGGGCGTCTGGCCGACGAGATCGGTGAAGGCGTTGATGAAGCTGCCGGGGTTCGCCCAGCCAAGTCGGATCGCCGTCTCGGTGACCGAGGTACCTTCACAGAGTTCGAGCAGCGCTCGCTGAATCCGCAGCAGCGTGCGCCACTGATGGAAGCTCATCGACAGTTCGCTGCTGAACAGCCGACTGAGAGTCCGTTCGCTCGAGCCGGTTCGGTGCCCCAGCTCCGCCAGCGTCGCCGAAATGGCCGGGTCGGCGTGCAGCAGGTCGGTGACGGCCTTAAGGCGAGGATCGCTCGGCTCCGGCAGCCGTAGTGCCTCCTGCGGGGCGCGGATCAGCTCCGCGCCGATCACTGCGAGCAGCAGACGGCCACGCTCACTGGCGGCAGTCTCGTGCTCGCTGCTCATCGCCAGGTATGCCTCGCGCAGCAGCGCACTGGCCACGAAGACCGACGGCTCGGGCGGCAGTTCCTCGGACAGCGCTGCCGGAACCGGGAGCACGCGGACATCGGTCTCACCGTAGGAGCGACTGCTGTGGACATAGAAGGGCGGCACCCACGTGATGCGGTTGGCCGGCGCCACCCAGGTGCCGACCTTGGTCGTCGTGACGAGCGCCCCAGAGGCGGCGTACCGCAGCTGGCCGTAGTCATGGAAGTGCGCGGCGATGTCCTCACCGTGCGCCATGGGCTCGCAGACCGGCGAGTCGTCGGTCCAGAACACTGCTTGCTGCGCAACCTCAGCCACAGCAATCAGCATAACTTGCGTTGGCGGGCCATCAGAATAGGGGATGACGAATCCAATAACACGCCCGTGAGGGGCCACTCCGCATCGCTCATGTCCGAGGCGTACCGGAGCCGGCACTCGGGCCGGTCGGCCGCATTCTCGAACCGATGGGCGAGACAGCCACACCCAGGAGTGGACGAGCTGGACTCGGCGACCACGGCCACGCGACACTTCGACACCAGGGCCGTAGAGAACGGCCAGTCACCCAGTGCAAGAAATCGCCCCCCGACAGATCCGGGGGGGGGGGGAGTCGGCATAGGGTGCGGCGCATCCGTCTCTCAGCCACCAGACCTGACCACGTTGCGGTCCGATCACCACCAGCGTCCACCTCACCAGGCCGGTCGCTACCCAGCAGCACCGAGCCGTGCTGGTAGGTCTGGTGCAACAGGAACGAGTGGCGGGTGTGGTCGTAGTAGTCGTACGTCGTAGTAGTCGTACTCCCACTGCCATTCCTCCTCGAGCGGGAAAGGCTGACTGAGCACGCGTGCAGCGGTGCCATCGAAAGGCTCCGGGCTCCTCCAGCAGTCCGCTTCCCAGGCAGCCCAGCTGGCTGGCTTCTGCCCCACGGGCAGCAGACCACTCTCGTCCGGCGGACCGTCGTCGGTGCCGTTCGCGATCTCGGCCACCTGGTACGGCTCAGGCAACACCACGCCGTGCCGACGTTCCCATGCCTCAAGTGCCGCCCAGCCCAAAGGGCAGTGCCTCGGCAAAGCCAGGCCTGCCCAGCGCTCAACAAGACGGCCCCTGGAATTCGCCCATGCGGGGTGGGGCCTGTGCATGATGTACGTCCTGAGGACCGCCCAGCCCACCGGCCAGGTGGCACGAGGCGAGGACACAGGAGCGGATGCCTCCGCCCGGGCGGTGAGCCACTTATCGACCGACCGCACGCCGGGCAAGCTCCTTGAGCTCTATACGTGCGGCGGGCGTGCCCGACGGTCCGCACCAGTACGGGTGCCCGGCGATGTGTACCGAGAGTTCCTGCAGGCGTCGGCGGCTCCTCGCGGTGCTCGCCGTCGGACCGGATTCCGCGAGCTGCCAGTACGTGCGGTACCAGGCGGTCTGCGCCTCCACGAGGTCATGGAGGGCGTCGTGCTGGGCCATGCGCTGCATGGGATCGCTTGTTCGGATGTTGAGGCAAGCAGGCGCCCGGTACACGTGCAGCATGAGGCCGGGCGGGAAGGTCTCCGGCGATATCCCCGCGGGCCCGAGGACAGCTGGAGCCCGGCTGTCGACGAAGTGCAGCAGTACTTCGCCGACCATCCGACCACCCCGCCCCCCCCCGACCACGGAGGCGAAGATCGGCGGAACCCTCACCAGCATCCCGGCGGTACAGCGCAGCATCGACCCGGCACTGGTGCAAGGGCTCCGGCGGGCCTTCGCGATCGCCGATGCCCGCCCCGACCTGGCTGCGCGCTGAATCCACGCCACGCATCACCTGACGCGGCCGCACCACGCCCCTCGGCCGTCAGGGACGGTCAGTACAGGTGCGAGGTGTGCGGCTGCGGTGTTCCGAGCCTGTCCCGGACAGCTGCCTTGACCAGGCAGGACAGGTTCACGGTGTCCCGGACAGCCGGGATGCCTTGCTGGCGGGGATGCGCCTGGGAACAGTTGGTGTCATCGATGGCCCGGCGCGTCCCGTCCTGGTCTGGCTGTGCGGCGAGCCGGCACCGATCCGGGGGCCGGCGAGGCATCGCCGACTGGCTGATCAGCTGACGCAGGGCGGTCGTGGGCCTACTTCATTCGGGAGGAGATCAGTGTGAAACGAGGTAAGCAGCAAAGGACTTCGCGTAGATGGGTGCTCGTGGCGGCCAGTGGGACGCTGGCTCTGGCAGGGATGCTCGCCTCCGCCGGCACCGCTCAGGCAGCCACCCCCTGGAACGCGACGGGCACCCAGGCCGATGTGGTGGGGGCCTGGGCACATGGCGAGTACTGGGTATCCGGCGATACCAGCTACGCGAAGGTGACGATCACCGACTCGCAGTCGGACGGCGCCAGTGGGCGCGTCTACTTCCGTTGGCGTTTCGGGGATGGATCGACCAGCGGCGCGTACGGGCCGCTCACCGCCTCCGGGTACCAGAAGGAGACGACGCGGACGTACTCCTACCCCCGAGGGGCCCTCGACTCGTATGACCCGTTCGAGGTGAAGGAGGTCCGAGTCGACAACGGAGTGGAAGTCGACTGGGGCGGCTGGGATGTTCCGGAGCCCTTCAACAGCAACTGACAGACCATAGCCATCGGTCTCTATCTATGGGGTGGTCCCCGCCGTCTCACGGCGGGGACCACCCCATAGGACCTACGCGCTCGGGACTTACAGTTCGTCGACCGCCTCGCGGACGCGGTCAGTGTTCCAGGTGTCGCCATCTAACATGGGCCGCACAGTGGCCTCGTAGCGCTGGAGAATCTGGGGGGGGCGGCGTCGGCGCCGTGGCACCAGACACTCTCGAAGCGGCCAATCCAGCGCTCGATGCCCTTGAAGTAGATGCTGGAGTTGGTTTCTTGCGGGCCCCAGCGGCGTGCTGGTGGGCCCGGCAGGAGGTGGAGTCCACGCTCACCATCGACCAGTCGATGCGGCCCTCGGTGTCGGCGTCGGCCAGGACGGCTGCGAAGAGCCGGTCCCAGGTGCCGTCCGCCGACCAGCGTCGATGCCGCCCGTACACGGTCTTCCACTTGCCGGACGTGCAGGCAA is a window from the Streptomyces luomodiensis genome containing:
- a CDS encoding amidohydrolase family protein, whose protein sequence is MNAPPDRLIDFHSHWGTERGWKGSPYETAEDREALQGYFKWGMSFVSEEEQAVQFRRANVKAMLDFAFTHTMDAGALRDQHDYAFDYARRHPDVVLGNWIGIDPTQPAHVKELERCLSEGTGLVGLTVHSFTPAGTPDQPEWETCLNMCIEANRPVLVHVGMSATGAGTRGGMGITLEGCHPRYVDRIAAKHPDLNVIAARVAWPWQSEMIAVALHKANVWMELHGWSPRYFPDELKHEIGRRLRKKVFFGADYPMLTHERLVEEWREEGFSPDILDDVFSGNAETFLTSIGVQ
- a CDS encoding AMP-binding protein, translating into MSHHLPGHGPAASAAATTASSGVTLGDLIMQALSRHSSSEAFVAGDRRLTYAHVRDLLSQYVAALARRGVGRGVGVTMLSPNMPESWIVQAATYLLGGRFTGLQTLASVRDHITVCEDAEAAVLVVTAPLEEHGRQVLGEVDSLRHLMVIPAAGGPPEGEPPAVRSLDRGPATEMDVAWLQYTGGTTGRPKGVMQPHRSMVQMVYAHMADFEQPHLPRYLAAAPLTHAAGLAVIPALLRGGTVVIEQGFEPSRFLDVVEAEHINCVNGIPTMIYTLLDQERPETRDLSSLEVIWYATGPMSPVRLAEARERIGPVFSQVYGQTESAGIGTVLTKAAHETASLEQLASCGRPVVGNRIRLIDDDGHDVPLGEVGEIAMRSRGVMQGYKNLPDETEAALKGGWLHTGDLARQDAEGLIYIVDRKKDMIISGGFNIYASEVEAVLTTHPSVGSAAVIGVPDSRWGEIVTAFVVPRPGRQVDIPALQSHVKQVKGSMYAPKKVVVVDSLPVTPVGKIDKKRLRAPFWADSTRNVH
- a CDS encoding helix-turn-helix transcriptional regulator translates to MAHGEDIAAHFHDYGQLRYAASGALVTTTKVGTWVAPANRITWVPPFYVHSSRSYGETDVRVLPVPAALSEELPPEPSVFVASALLREAYLAMSSEHETAASERGRLLLAVIGAELIRAPQEALRLPEPSDPRLKAVTDLLHADPAISATLAELGHRTGSSERTLSRLFSSELSMSFHQWRTLLRIQRALLELCEGTSVTETAIRLGWANPGSFINAFTDLVGQTPGRYRSTAGAAHG
- a CDS encoding SDR family NAD(P)-dependent oxidoreductase, whose product is MDLGLTGKVAIVGGGSDGLGYAIADRLLKEGANVTIFARRAEKVTAAAQRLAGAYGEEKVLGLAADCSADTDIERVTASTLERFGPAVHVLVTNDGGPPIRRISELTDEAWLRAFERHFFYVVRSVRATLPYMTTEGGSILNVVSGVVERPAIGMAAPVSVWSAVIGYAKTLALEVARQDINVNTLLSGFFDTALLGGMLERQPELSKAGLGNGVPMGRIGEPREFADLVSALVSPNVRFVTGAVIPVDGGVGIGMGASFDSPTSK